The Paenibacillus spongiae nucleotide sequence CCCGATGCGCAGCATTTTCGAAGCGTTGGACGCGACCGTTGACTGGATTCCTTCAACGAAGACCATTTCCGCAACTAAAGGAGCCATAACGGTTGTCATGAAGCTCGGCGCGACAACGGCTACGATTAACGATCAGAAAGTGACGCTCGATGCCCCGGCACGCGCGATGAATGGACGGACACTGGTGCCGACCCGTTTCGTGAGCGAGGCGCTGGGAGAGGAAGTACTGTGGGATCCTAGCTCGCAGAGCGTCATAATTACGACTTCACGGTCGCATGAAGTTTCCCCCGTTCAATATGTAAGCGCGGGAGCAAGCAATCAATACGGAGACGGGCGCGATCTGTACGTCAGCTTCACACCGCCGTCCAACCAGTCGAATGTGAGCCATTATCGGATTCTGGTCACCAAGGCTGGGAATGCTCCATCCTTCGATCTGGCGAAAGCTCAGCTGGTACGTTCATCCAACTACACCGTCGTCAAAACGAATAACGCCGGCCAAAGCATCTCGCTCACTTCGCAAACGCGCGATGTGGACGGAGCGTTATTATCGGCTAACCAGTCCTATCGGGTATTCGTCTTGACAGTCGGCAAGGATAGCTACGCATTGTCGAATTCATCGCCTACGGTTACGTTGACGAATTCAATCGTGAATGCCGCAACGAATGTCAAGATCACCGACGTGAACGATAACGGAGACGGCCGCGATCTCTCGGTCAGCTTCAACAAAGCCTCGAACGACAGCAATATTACCGGCTACCGGGTCATGATCGTGAAGAGCAAGGATGCGTCCAAGTTCGATCTGACCGCCGCGAATGCCGTCACGAGCGCTTATTACAACGCGGTATCGAAGAACAATAACAGCACGCTGACGACCGTATTCAACTCTACTTCCAGAGATACTTCGGGCGAGCTCATCAAGAACGGCGTATCTTATGTGGCCTACGTTCTGTCCGTGAGCGACAGATCGGTCGCATCGCTGAACAGCCTGTCGTCCGCTTCAGCCGCAGTTACGCTCGGCATTTCTACGCAGGCGCCGGTGATCACGAAAGTGGCCGATGTCAGCAATTACAATAACGGCCGCGATTTGCAGGTTTCCTTCAACAAATCTTCCGATGAGTCGCGCATCAGCTATTATCGGATATTTGTCGTCAGAGAGGGAGACTATTACAACTTCAATGTAACCGAGGCGAATAAAGTATCTTCCGGCAGGTATCACGACGTCTCGAAGAACGGGAACAACATCACCCTGACATTGCCATCGGGCATGAGGGATGTGAAGGGCAACAGCATTACGAATGGCGTTGCTTATCGCGTGTTCGTAATGGGGGTCGTGAACAACAATGCGTCGATTCCGAATCTGCTGTCCGTCGCTTCGCCTAGCATTACCTTGTCGAATTCAGGTGTTGGTACGGTATCGAATCTATACGTGAACGATATGACGGATTTTAACACGGGCCAAGATCTGTGGGTATCCTTCACCAGACCGGCGGATGAGACGAATATTAATAGCTATCGCATCTTCGTCGTGAAAGCGGCGAATGCCGGAAGCTTCTCGCTGGCAACGGCGAATGCGATTACGAATTCGAACAACTATACAACCTTCTATAAGAATGGAGGCAATTTCAGCCAGGCTCTCACCTCCAGCGCGCGCGATGTGAATGGGGCACTGATTACGGAAGGCGTTAAATACCGCATTTTCGTCATGTCCGTAGGCGGAGGATCCTTCAGCGGCAGCAATGCGCTGTCCGCCCCTTCGGCCGAAATTACGCTCTCCGGCAGCAGCATCGCAGCCGTAACGAATGTCGTTGCAAGCGATGTGAGTGATTACAACAACGGCCAAGATTTGAAGGTTTCCTTCACCAGAGCGGCGAACGAAACCAATATCAACCATTACCGCGCTTTTGTCGTGAAATCGGCGAATGCGAGCAGCTTCAAGCTGGCGAATGCGAATGCGATCACGAATCCAAGCAATTATACGACCATCCCTAGGACGGGAGGCAATATTGAACAAGTGTTGTCATCCACGGCAAGAGATGTCAATGGCGCATTGATTAAGAATGACGAGAAGTATCGCGTCTTCGTCCTATCGGTAAGGGAAGGCAATTATTCCGGCTCGAATGCGCTGTCGGCCGCATCGAACGAGATTACGCTGACGAATAACGGCACGGTTGCAGCCGTCCGGAACGTAACGACGACGATCGTCGATAACAAAGGCAATGCCAGCGATGTTCAAGTGACTTTCAGCAAGTCGACGACGGAATCGCTGGTGAGAGAATATCGCGTGATCATCGTGCCATCCAGCCTGGCCAATACCTTCGACGTGTATGATGCCCAAAGTGCTGTTGCGAACGGATATTCCCAGTATGTCAGCAAGTCGGACAACAGCGTGCGATTGGCGGCGAACCTCAAGGATTCGCAAGGCAATGATCTTGGCAGAGGCGCAGGCTACACGTACCGTGCTTTCGTCCTTGCCGTAAGCAATACTAACGGATCGTTGGATGCATTATCGGCCGGTTCATCGAATATGTTCTCCTTGGCCGCTCTGCCAACCGTATCGGCCCCAGAGGTGCAGAATGTAACGGCTAATCAGGCTGGAGCATCGTCTTCTATAAGTGTTACCTTCACCAACTCGGATGAGAACGGGGTCGCGCACTACGCCGTCCTCCTCGTACCGCAGCCGGCAAACGGCTTGACGGAGGCCGAAGCAACGGATTATTACAAGAAGGGCAACTATACGCAGGTTGCTAAATCATTGAGATCCGTCGACCTCTCGAGCGGAAGCGTCGATGTGAACGGCACGCCGCTTGAGTACAACGTGACTTACAGAGTATATGTGCTGACCGTGGCGGACGGATCGAAGGCAACCGTGAATCGGCTGTCCTCTTCCGCGCCTACCGTGACGCTGTTCGAATCATGATGGGTACCGTCGAACACAGGCGAGCAGCCTGCAGCGACATGACCGAACGATAAAGCAGTGAAATCGAGGAACCTGAGTGCCGGCATGTCCGGCAATCGGGTTCCTCTTTCATTATGGCTGGAAGAAACGGAAAATTAACGAAACTGTCCCATATCGTCCATATCTCTATTGCTTTATGGATGTAAGGTTTGGTTATACTGTAGGAGTGGGCGGATGTAAGGACATCAAATCATTAACAGAGGTGATTGTACAGATGGCGAAGAACCAGACCAGTGTCATTATTGAAAATTCCTTGCTCAACTTGCTGGAGGATCCCGCATTCTTACCGACTTTACAGGAGGAAGCCAGAACGAAAGCCTTTCATTCGTTGGCTTCTATTCTATCGACACCGAACAAGATTCATAAGTCCTTCCTGCGCATTCCGCTTGATAACGGCGAGGTTGTGCGGATTCCGGCTTTCCGGACGCAGCATAACGATACTTTGGGTCCGTACAAAGGCGGCATCCGATTCCACGAATCGGTCAATGAAGAGGAAGTCATCAACTTGGCCGCGCTGATGACGCTGAAGAATGCCCTTCACGAGGTCCCGTTCGGCGGCGGCAAGGGCGGCGTCGCGATTAATCCGCGCAATTACTCGGCCCGGGAGCTTTATTTGATCTGCAAAAAGTATGTCCAGTATTTCAGTGATATTCTCGGGCCCGACAAAGATATTCCCGCACCTGACGTTGGTACCGGACAGCGCGAGATGGACTGGATGATGTCGGAATATAAGAGCATTAATCCAGGCAAGCCTTACCGCGGCAGCTTCACCGGGAAAAGCGTCTTGAACGGCGGTTCGCTTGGAAGAAGAGAAGCTACGGGCAAAGGCGTTTACTTGACCTTCCGTTATTTGATCCATGATTTCGTTACGAAGCATCAGCGCAATTTGGCAAGCGGCAATAATGCCTTCGGACATACGGCGCTTGGCTATATGAATCGTCCGTTGACCATGGCCGTGCAAGGCTTCGGCAACGTGGGTTCGGTTGTGGCGCTGGAAGCTTCCCGCTGTACATATCTGACGAATAAGGTCGTTGCCGTCAGTGACCGTAATATTACGTTATATAATCCCGATGGGCTTGATATACCTGCTCTTATTTCGTATGCCGGCACCCATAACGGCGATCTCCCTACCACGCTCGAGGGGATCTCGGAAGCGGGAGTAACGGCGCAGATTATGGGCCGGGAGGATATTCTCTACATGAATGTGGACGTATTGGTCCTGGCTGCTCTGGAGGATCAAATTCGAGTCGATAATGTCGATCGTATTCAAGCTAGAATCATCGTGGAGGGCGCCAACGCACCTGTGAGCGGAGAAGCGGATCAACGGATAACGAATAATGGAGGAATCGTCATTCCGGATATTCTGGCGAATGCAGGCGGTGTTATCGTCTCTTATTTTGAATGGCTTCAAGGCAGGGAAACCCAGTTCTATAGCGAAGAACAGGTCTTCGACCTCTTGAACAAGAAGATGCAATCGACGATGGATGCCGTGTATCCGTCCTATTTCGAAAGCGCCCGTTCTTTGCGCCAGACTTGTTACAATTATGCGGTGATGAAGCTCTCGACTAACTTGTACATCCAAGGGAAATTGTATTAATGTCTCACGGCGCATGCTAACGCCGCTGAAGCAGCAGAACTTTCTCGCAGCCTCCGGATCCGATGGATTTGGAGGCTTTTCGATGTTCGCGACAGGAAATGTGTACAATCCGTGGAATCGTCATCACGGTACATGTCGAAATTTGCCGAATCCAATAAATATGTATACCCGGAAGCAGACGGATTGTTTTATAATAGAGGGAGATGAAGATGTAATTTTTTTCACAAACATATGGAAGGAGGTATGCATTCATGGACAGGCTCAAGCTGTGGATGAAAGCCTCCCGGTTTCGCGTGCTGCCGGTCATGGTTATACCGGTCTTTCTTGGCGGCTTAGGGGCATATGCGTGGAATGGAACCTTTCACCCGCTGCTGTTTCTCATCACGCTGCTGGGTTCAGCTGCTGCTCATTTATTCTCGAATATGATCAACGACCTCTGGGATTTTCGCAGCGGCGTCGATGTGGCTGCGAAAGAAACGGCGGCCGCCATCTCGACCAATTCGGGTTTCCTGGCTAACGGTACCATGTCGGAACGGGCATTCGCTTTCGTAACCTGGCTGTTCTTCTTCCTTGCTCTCGGAAGCGGCGTTGCCGTCAGTCTGGCAAGCGGCTGGTGGGCACTCTTATTCGGCGGTCTGGGGGGATTGATCGCCTATTTCTATGTCGCCCCGCCGCTTAAGTTCGGTTATCGCGGGAAAGGCTATAGTGAAATTGCCATTCTGCTTTCCTTTGGTATTTTGCCTGTAATGGGAACTTATTATGTGCAAGTCGAGCAGTTTGGATATCGTCCGCTGCTGCTGTCGCTCCCGGTCGGACTTTTGACGACGCTCGTTTTATTCAATCATCATTTTCTCCATTGGCAGGCGGACCGCCAAGCCGGCAAACGAACGCTCGTCGTGGTATGGGGCCCGCGGAAGTCGCTTGTGTTTTCTAGAATGCTGGCGATATTGGCCTATGTCTCGTTAATTGCCTGCGTATTGTTCCAGGCGCTGCCTTGGTATGCTCTCATTGCTTTAATAACGATCGTACCGCTGTTCAAGGTTTACGGATCCCTTGGCCCGGAGAATGATTCAAGAGCCTATCTCCCGCTGATGGGCGCGTCGCTCCAAGCCTCCGTGCGATGCGGGGGCATTACGGGTCTTGCTTTGCTGGTGCATGGACTGATTCAATAATCATCATATCGATCATGACAATCATGATTAGCAACAAGAAAGAGGTGCTTCGATTATGGAAAAGCAGCAAGTGTTTGGCGATTTTCATACGATTCTATCCGAAGGCGAGGTTTGGAAAATCGGCGGCTTTCCGCTGCCGGACGGTACATTCTGGTCCTATCGCGAGCCGGACGCGGTCGTCATTGTCCGCAATGGCATTCTATACGTACGGGCACCGCTCAGCCGGTCGAATGATCAAATCCAAATTCTCGACAACGCGAAGCATATGTACTACTCGGTTGAGCAGGTTGAAGTGCCGGAAGAAGGCGAAGTGAGCTTCGAGCTGCAAATCCGGGCGCGTTCGCAGAATACGGCGCCAGGCGATCTGTACGACGGTTACGTGTCGCTGAATCTGCTTGATTTTTCGACGGGCGCTGCGCTTGACTTCTTTGCAGGCAATGACAAGTACGCCAGTGTATATGCGGTTCTGCCGTTCCCTGGCGTTCAAGTGCCGCAATCGGACAAGACCCGATATTTCTGCGTCTTCAAGGAAGATACGAATTTCAAAGCAAGAGAATTCAACACCTATAAAATTACGTATCATCGGGGCAATGATGAGGTCGTCTTCTATGTGAACGGGGAGGAAGTGCGCCGGGAGAAGGGTGTGCCGATCAAGTTCAACCGCTTCACGATCGCGCTTGGCATCATGACGGAGAAGGATCTGACCCCGGAGGGCAGCGTGTCTGTCCATGGCCAGACGGTAATAGGCGAATGGTCGCCGGTAACGGTAACATACAAGGATTAGCAGCTTAGCTTATTCATTGGCGAATGTCTGCGCAACGAAGAGGGCCGCAGAATGCGGCCTTTTTTTGAAAGCATATAAGCGTTCGGAAGAATACGGGCGGGATGGGGGCTGGAAGCAGAGCTTTCGGTACAGACAGCATGAAGGGAGAATTGCAGACATGTCTCTATTTGAAGCCATCAAAAACAAGTCCATAATCGAACTAATTGCAGTTATAAATCAATGCGAGCCGGATGATCTCAACGTGCAAGACGCATTGGGCAGAACGCCGCTGCATTACGTCATCACCCAGAAAGCGCCCATTGAACTTCTTGCGGCACTGCTTGAGCACGGGGCCAATCCGGAGCTTCAAGACAAGCTCGGCCTGACGGTTCTGCAGAAAGCGATCAAGTTCGGCAATTTAGGTGCCGTCGATCTGCTGCTCTCCCGCGGCGTGGAGTTTAATCATCCGGCAGGCATTATGCATACCTATTGGTTCCAAGCCAGACATTATCCGCTGATGGCTGACAAAATGCTCGCAACCGAAGGCTCGCTGCGGTTAACCTTGACCCGGCTCGAGAAATCCGTCATTGAAGAAGCGATATATGCCGAGCACGAAGAACGCATGGCGCTGATGTCTAAATTGGATACGCCGGAGCTCCTGCATGCCTTTGTGCTTCATTTTAACTGGGATGATGCGATCGAGCCGCTGAAGGTCATTATCGATCACCCGGAATGCAAAGAAATTACGGCCTATGAAATGTTTGATTTGCTGGAGGGCGATTACTGGCTGAAGAAAGAGAATGTCGCTCAGCACGAGCGTGAATACCTCGAACTGGCGAACGCTATTCTGGCCAGATTTCCGCGTGTAGGCGGTTTGGGAAAGTGATCCGTGAAACGCAAAAACGGGATCGAACCGGGTGAACCGGTGCAATAGGGGGGCTATGATGGTTGTTTTGGATACGGATGCGGGAGTGAAGCTTATTCTCCTGCCAAAAGGCGCGAATACGATTGAGGTATTCCTCATACAGAAAATTGCCGCCGGCTCGGGTGTACGTTTTGAGCTGAAAGATACCTTTCTCTTCCCCGACATGGAAGCGTTCATCGCATTGCTAGGCAGACAGCTTAAGGGCGATTGCGATTATTTTGTTTTCCCGGCCAGGGAGCAGGAGCAGGATTTGACATGGGAGTTCGATGGCTTGGGTGTTTCCGGTTATTTGGTCCGGGTATATTTCTATAACGATAAAGTAAAATGCTCCTTTATCATCGACAAGGACACTCTGAAGCGGTTTTATGATGATTTACGGCAGGAGTTTACCCGTTAATTCTGGTCAGGAAGCTTAAGTGTATACCAGCAACAGCGGTGAATATTGGAATAACTTAAAATCCAGTGGCTGGCGAATAATAGCTGACGAGCCATTTAAGGGCGTTACAGCGGCGGTCCGAACGGAGAATAAGTCACAAATCGTTGGTTATTTGTGTGATTGTAATCACAAGGGCAGCAGGGCCGCGTTGAGTATACTTGGTTCATACCAAGTCAAGCGAAAGCGGGGAACGATCATGCTAAACAACAATACGATCGCCGTCATCAAATCGACGGTTCCGGTTCTGGAAGTACATGGGACTGCAATCACGAAGCGTTTTTATGAAAGAATGTTCAAGTCACATCCTGAATTATTGAATATATTCAATCATGCGAATCAAAAGCAAGGCAGACAGCAAACGGCGCTCGCCAATGCGGTCTATGCCGCCGCCGCGAACATCGATAAATTGGAATCCATCCTGCCGGTGGTAAAGCAGATCGCCCACA carries:
- a CDS encoding copper amine oxidase N-terminal domain-containing protein is translated as MKKTLSTVIAFVMMFTLFLLPQAQAASAIKIYIDGELLATDQAPVAIGGRTFVPMRSIFEALDATVDWIPSTKTISATKGAITVVMKLGATTATINDQKVTLDAPARAMNGRTLVPTRFVSEALGEEVLWDPSSQSVIITTSRSHEVSPVQYVSAGASNQYGDGRDLYVSFTPPSNQSNVSHYRILVTKAGNAPSFDLAKAQLVRSSNYTVVKTNNAGQSISLTSQTRDVDGALLSANQSYRVFVLTVGKDSYALSNSSPTVTLTNSIVNAATNVKITDVNDNGDGRDLSVSFNKASNDSNITGYRVMIVKSKDASKFDLTAANAVTSAYYNAVSKNNNSTLTTVFNSTSRDTSGELIKNGVSYVAYVLSVSDRSVASLNSLSSASAAVTLGISTQAPVITKVADVSNYNNGRDLQVSFNKSSDESRISYYRIFVVREGDYYNFNVTEANKVSSGRYHDVSKNGNNITLTLPSGMRDVKGNSITNGVAYRVFVMGVVNNNASIPNLLSVASPSITLSNSGVGTVSNLYVNDMTDFNTGQDLWVSFTRPADETNINSYRIFVVKAANAGSFSLATANAITNSNNYTTFYKNGGNFSQALTSSARDVNGALITEGVKYRIFVMSVGGGSFSGSNALSAPSAEITLSGSSIAAVTNVVASDVSDYNNGQDLKVSFTRAANETNINHYRAFVVKSANASSFKLANANAITNPSNYTTIPRTGGNIEQVLSSTARDVNGALIKNDEKYRVFVLSVREGNYSGSNALSAASNEITLTNNGTVAAVRNVTTTIVDNKGNASDVQVTFSKSTTESLVREYRVIIVPSSLANTFDVYDAQSAVANGYSQYVSKSDNSVRLAANLKDSQGNDLGRGAGYTYRAFVLAVSNTNGSLDALSAGSSNMFSLAALPTVSAPEVQNVTANQAGASSSISVTFTNSDENGVAHYAVLLVPQPANGLTEAEATDYYKKGNYTQVAKSLRSVDLSSGSVDVNGTPLEYNVTYRVYVLTVADGSKATVNRLSSSAPTVTLFES
- a CDS encoding Glu/Leu/Phe/Val family dehydrogenase produces the protein MAKNQTSVIIENSLLNLLEDPAFLPTLQEEARTKAFHSLASILSTPNKIHKSFLRIPLDNGEVVRIPAFRTQHNDTLGPYKGGIRFHESVNEEEVINLAALMTLKNALHEVPFGGGKGGVAINPRNYSARELYLICKKYVQYFSDILGPDKDIPAPDVGTGQREMDWMMSEYKSINPGKPYRGSFTGKSVLNGGSLGRREATGKGVYLTFRYLIHDFVTKHQRNLASGNNAFGHTALGYMNRPLTMAVQGFGNVGSVVALEASRCTYLTNKVVAVSDRNITLYNPDGLDIPALISYAGTHNGDLPTTLEGISEAGVTAQIMGREDILYMNVDVLVLAALEDQIRVDNVDRIQARIIVEGANAPVSGEADQRITNNGGIVIPDILANAGGVIVSYFEWLQGRETQFYSEEQVFDLLNKKMQSTMDAVYPSYFESARSLRQTCYNYAVMKLSTNLYIQGKLY
- a CDS encoding prenyltransferase, whose amino-acid sequence is MDRLKLWMKASRFRVLPVMVIPVFLGGLGAYAWNGTFHPLLFLITLLGSAAAHLFSNMINDLWDFRSGVDVAAKETAAAISTNSGFLANGTMSERAFAFVTWLFFFLALGSGVAVSLASGWWALLFGGLGGLIAYFYVAPPLKFGYRGKGYSEIAILLSFGILPVMGTYYVQVEQFGYRPLLLSLPVGLLTTLVLFNHHFLHWQADRQAGKRTLVVVWGPRKSLVFSRMLAILAYVSLIACVLFQALPWYALIALITIVPLFKVYGSLGPENDSRAYLPLMGASLQASVRCGGITGLALLVHGLIQ
- a CDS encoding DUF6081 family protein, with translation MEKQQVFGDFHTILSEGEVWKIGGFPLPDGTFWSYREPDAVVIVRNGILYVRAPLSRSNDQIQILDNAKHMYYSVEQVEVPEEGEVSFELQIRARSQNTAPGDLYDGYVSLNLLDFSTGAALDFFAGNDKYASVYAVLPFPGVQVPQSDKTRYFCVFKEDTNFKAREFNTYKITYHRGNDEVVFYVNGEEVRREKGVPIKFNRFTIALGIMTEKDLTPEGSVSVHGQTVIGEWSPVTVTYKD
- a CDS encoding DUF4274 domain-containing protein; this translates as MSLFEAIKNKSIIELIAVINQCEPDDLNVQDALGRTPLHYVITQKAPIELLAALLEHGANPELQDKLGLTVLQKAIKFGNLGAVDLLLSRGVEFNHPAGIMHTYWFQARHYPLMADKMLATEGSLRLTLTRLEKSVIEEAIYAEHEERMALMSKLDTPELLHAFVLHFNWDDAIEPLKVIIDHPECKEITAYEMFDLLEGDYWLKKENVAQHEREYLELANAILARFPRVGGLGK